The Planctomycetota bacterium genomic sequence GGAAGGCGCGACGGCGCGACGAGCGGTGCATATTCACGCAAAAGTTCCCGGGAGAAGACACTTCGGTCAACCGCAAGGAGGCAAGTCTATCTCCCGCCCGGGCGCAGCGATGCCTCGCCGCGCAGTGTCCGCGGGCGTAACGGGCTCGCCGTCCTGAGCGCGATCACGCGCTCAGCAGGCGCGCCCCGAACCGGGCGACGACGACGACCGCGATGATCAGCAGCGCGTGCGCCGCCAGCACGCCCCACAGCACGCGCTCGCAGCGGAGGTCGTACGCCGAGCGCCGCACGACCCGCGCCGTTCCGGACCCGCCGCACTCCGGGCACCGGCCGGGTGACCGCCCTTCCGCGGGGTAGCGGCACGCGGCGCAGAGAATGTCGTACGCGATCTCGCCGGCATGGGGGGCGGGCGTCGGGGCTGCAGGTCGCGGGTGCATCGCGGCGGGATGCGCCGGGGGATGAGCGGCATCTCACGCCCGCCGTGAGTCCTGGCTTACCCGGCCTCGTGACGCGGGCAGACGCGCCGCCCGCGCGGGCCGACGCGGTCCCGCCGCGGGAAATGCCGTACCCTCTCGCCATGAAGTTCATGCGCACACTCGCGGCGGTCACGACGGCGGTGCTGCTGCACGCCGTGGCGGCGGCCCAGACGCCCGTCCTGCCCGTGGGGTTCCCCGACGTTGACACCACGCGGTGGATCGGCGCCATCCCGCTGGGCGAGGGCGTGCCCGACAGCTCGCCGCCCGGCGCGTCCGCGCTCGAGCGCTACGTCGCGTTCGACGACGGCGCGTACGCGTGGTCGAAGGCGAAGGAGTTTGTCGTGCCCGGCGGCACGGTCCATGTGCTGCGTCTCACGTCGCAGCGCTGGCGCCCCGATGCCGACACGAGCCACCCCATCTGGACGCACTACCTGACCATCGGCGTGCCCGACACGATCAAGAACCGCACGCCGGTGTTCATCATCGGGGGCGGGCGTCGTCGCACCGAGCCGGCTTCGTCCCCGCCCGGCGAGCTGGTGGTGCTGCTCGGCGCCGGCTCGGTCGTCGCGTATCTCGACAACGTCCCCAACCAGCCGCTGACGCTCGAGAACGACGGGCGCGAGCGGTTCGAGGACGACCTGCTGGCCCGCACCTGGGTGATCGCGGCTCGCGACAACGACGCGACCTGGATCGGGCGATTCCCGATGGTGAAGGCCGCGGTGCGGGGCATGGACGCGACGGAAGAGTTCCTCGCGACGCTGAAGACGCCGGAGGGCGGGGCGCGCCCCGACGCCGTGCCCGACGGGTTCTTCGTCGTCGGGGCGTCGAAGCGGGGGTGGACGACGTGGCTCACCGGCGCGATCGACCCGCGCGTCAAGGCGCTCGCGCCCATGGTGATCGACGTGCTGAACATGCAGGCGCACACGCCGCACCACTACATGAGCTACGGCTTCTGGGCGCCGGCGCTGCGCGACTACGAGGCCAACGGCATCCCCGCGATGTTCGGCACGCCCGAGCTCGCGCGGGTCATCGCGCACGAAGACCCGCTGTTCTACCTCTCGCGCATCGGCGAGCGCCCGGTGTACGTCGTAAACGCCGGCGGGGACGAGTTCTTCCCGACGGATTCGCTGCGGCACTACGAGTCGTCGCTGCCGCCCGGGGCCCGTGTGCGCGTTGTGCCGAACGTGGGGCACTCCATGCGAGCGGGCGGGCCCGGCGTGCTGCTCGACGTGCTCGCGTTCTACCAGCGCGCAACCGGCGGCGGGGAGATCCCGCGCGTCTCGTGGTCGGTCGAGCGGGGTGAGCGCGCCGACACGGTGACCGTGCGGCTGTCGCAGCAGGCCGACAGCGCCGCGCTCTGGCAGGTGACGAACCCCAAGGCACGCGACTTCCGCTTCGACCAGACCGGCCCGAACTGGAAGAGCACGCCCTTGCAGGTGGGCGCCGATCCGCTCACGTACACGTTCGAACTGGCGAAGCCGCAGGCGGGATGGCAAGCGTCGATGGCGGCGTTCATCTTCCGCGACGCCGAGGGTGGGGCGCTGCCGGTGACGACGCGCGTGTTCATCACGCCCGACACACTGCCGCACACGCTGCCGGCGCGGAACGGCGCGGGTGCGCCCGGGCAGGCGCCATCCGGACAGTGAATCTTCGCGCAGCCTTTGCTTTGGCGCCCCGGCGGCGTGACGCGCCGGGCTTTACCATCGGCACTCTCACCCGGAGTGCTCCCATGCGCCTGATCTCCGCAGTTGCCGCCGTCGTCGCGGCGTCCGTCGGTTCTGTCGTCGTTGCGCAGGACGCCCAGCCCGCCGACAACATCGGGCACACGCGTCACACGCACCACCACAACGAGAAGCACCCGACCGAGGCGCCCTCGCCCGCCCGCTTCACGACGAGCCGCAAGAGCGACATCGTGCTCCCGCTGCCGCAGGAGAAGGACGCGTTCACGTTCGTCGTGTTCGGCGATCGCACGGGCGGGCCGGTGGACGGGGTGAAGGTGCTCGCCGACGCCGTCCGCGACACCAACCTGATCGAGCCGGACCTGGTGATGACCGTCGGCGACCTCATCAACGGGTACAACGAGGAGCCCAAGTGGCTGGAGCAGGCCGCCGAGTACAAGCAGATCATGAGCGAACTGCGCTGCCCGTGGTTCCCGGTCGCGGGCAACCACGACACGTACTGGCGGGGCCAGGGCGAGAAGCCCGTCAACGAGCACGACGCGAACTACGAGATGCACTTCGGCCCGCTGTGGTACGCCTTCGAGCACAAGAACGCCTGGTTCATCGCTCTCTACAGCGACGAGACCAACCCGCAGACCGGCGAGAAGAACTTCGGCAAGCCCGAGAATCACACGATGAGCGAGGAGCAGTTCACCTGGCTCTCGGGCATCCTGCAGAAGGCCAAGGGCGCCGACCACGTGTTCCTCTTCCTGCACCATCCGCGCTGGATCGGCGGGAACTACGGCAACTCGTGGGACCGCGTGCACCAGTTGCTCGTCAGCGCCGGCAACGTCACCGCCGTCTTCGCCGGGCACATCCACCGCATGCGGTACGACCCCAAGGACGGCATCGAGTACGTCACGCTCGCCACCGTCGGGGGCGGGCAGTCGGGGACCGTGCCCGAGGCGGGCTGGCTGCACCACTACCACCTCGTGACCGTGCGCAAGAACCAGGTCGCGATGGCCGCGTTCCCCGTCGGTGAGGCCATGGACGTCCGCGAGATCACCGGCGAGTTCGCCGACCAGTGCGCGAAGATGTTCAACCAGGCGCCCCGCATCGAGGAACCGCTGAAGATCCTCCCCGACGGCTCGCTCCAGCAGCGGATGCGCATCGCCGTGAGCAACCCGACCACCCGCGAGGCCGACGTCACCGTGATGCTCGACTCCGCCGACTCGCGCTGGATGTTCGGCCCCGACCACGACCACAAGCGCGTGAAGCCCGGCGAGACGGGCACGTTCGAGTTCGTCGTCCGCCGCCCCGTCGGCGCGGTCGACGCCTACTTCCGCGAGCTCGAGGCGGTGGTGGACGCCGACGTGCTCATGCCCGGGCACCGCTACGCCCTGCCGACGCGCCGCGTCAGCGTGCCCCTCGACGTCGACAGCCTGCCCCGCCCGACGCCCTCCGCGGGCGAGCGCGCCATGAACCTCACCGGCGAGGCGGCGATCAGCGTCGCGGATTCGGCGTTCACCCTGCCCGACGGCCCGCTCACCCTCGAGGCCTGGTTCAACGCCGACGAGTACGGGCGCCGCACCGGCCTGGTCTGCAAGACCGAGAGCTCCGACTACGGCATCTTCGTCAACAATGCCCGCCCCGAGTTCTCGGTGTTCCTCGGCAACCGCTACGTGAGCGTCACCGCGCCCGAGGCCGTGCTCCGCACCGGCGTCTGGCACCACATCGCGGGCGTGTACGACGGCAAGGAAGTCCGCATGTACGTCGACGGCGTGCTCGTCGCCTCGAAGGAAGGCACCGGCAAGCGCAAGACCAACAAGCTGCCCCTCATCCTCGGCGCCGACGTCGGGGGCGACAGCACCCCCAACTCGTTCTTCAAGGGGCACATTGACGCCGTCCGCCTGTCCTCCAGCGCCGTCTACTCCGGGCAGAAGTTCCAGCCCGCACGGCGCCTCACGCCCACCGACTCCACCGTCCTCCTGACGAACATGGACGGCACGCTCGTCGGACGCCTGTGGTTCGAGAAGCCCGACGCCGGCCTGGGCCAGATGGTCGGCCCCGCGGCCCTCGTCGACGTCAAGTAATCGCGGCGTGACGGCACGAACAACCTGAACACGGGTGGCACAGGGGTCCCGCCTGTGCCGCTTTGTTTTCCGCCCCCGTTACAGCACGGTTGCGCACCAAACCCACGCTGGGGAGTACAACCATCTGGCGTCCCGCTGCCCCGCCGGGCGATCGGGCCGCCGATGGAGCGCGCCGCATGATCTCTCGCACCTTCGCGTCCCGGCTGCTCGCGGGCCCGGTCTTCGCCCTCGCCGCGCTGTGCCTCCTGGCGCCGGCGCCCGCCCACGCGCAGGCCGACCGTCGAGTTCACATCATCATCCCGCCCGCCCCGCCGCCCGTGCGGACCGACCTGGCCGTGCGCCTGACCGCGGTGGACGTCACCGTGCAGATCACCGACCAGGTGGCGACGACGACGCTCGACCTGTCGCTCACGAACACCGGCCCGCGCCCGGCCGAGACGCAGATCGTGCTGCCCGTGCCCGACGGCGTGGCGATCCGGTCGCTGCAGTGGGACGGCACGGGCGCGGAGCCCAAGGGCGAGGTGCTGCCGCGCGACGAGGCCCGGCGCATCTACGAGGAGATCGTGCGCGGGCAGCGCGACCCCGCGCTCGTGGAGTTCGCGGGGTTCAACCTCATCCGCACCAGCGTGTTCCCCGTGCCCCCGAACAGCACCCAGCACCTGCGCCTGACGTACGAGCACGTCCTGCCCGCCGACGCCGGACGCCTCGACTACTCGATGATCCGCTCGGAGGCGTTCGCGCCCACCGACGTCCGCTGGAGCATCACCGCCGACATCACGTCGAAGCAGCCCATCGCGACGGTCTACTCCCCGAGCCACGACATCAC encodes the following:
- a CDS encoding LamG-like jellyroll fold domain-containing protein, with product MRLISAVAAVVAASVGSVVVAQDAQPADNIGHTRHTHHHNEKHPTEAPSPARFTTSRKSDIVLPLPQEKDAFTFVVFGDRTGGPVDGVKVLADAVRDTNLIEPDLVMTVGDLINGYNEEPKWLEQAAEYKQIMSELRCPWFPVAGNHDTYWRGQGEKPVNEHDANYEMHFGPLWYAFEHKNAWFIALYSDETNPQTGEKNFGKPENHTMSEEQFTWLSGILQKAKGADHVFLFLHHPRWIGGNYGNSWDRVHQLLVSAGNVTAVFAGHIHRMRYDPKDGIEYVTLATVGGGQSGTVPEAGWLHHYHLVTVRKNQVAMAAFPVGEAMDVREITGEFADQCAKMFNQAPRIEEPLKILPDGSLQQRMRIAVSNPTTREADVTVMLDSADSRWMFGPDHDHKRVKPGETGTFEFVVRRPVGAVDAYFRELEAVVDADVLMPGHRYALPTRRVSVPLDVDSLPRPTPSAGERAMNLTGEAAISVADSAFTLPDGPLTLEAWFNADEYGRRTGLVCKTESSDYGIFVNNARPEFSVFLGNRYVSVTAPEAVLRTGVWHHIAGVYDGKEVRMYVDGVLVASKEGTGKRKTNKLPLILGADVGGDSTPNSFFKGHIDAVRLSSSAVYSGQKFQPARRLTPTDSTVLLTNMDGTLVGRLWFEKPDAGLGQMVGPAALVDVK
- a CDS encoding PhoPQ-activated protein PqaA family protein, which produces MKFMRTLAAVTTAVLLHAVAAAQTPVLPVGFPDVDTTRWIGAIPLGEGVPDSSPPGASALERYVAFDDGAYAWSKAKEFVVPGGTVHVLRLTSQRWRPDADTSHPIWTHYLTIGVPDTIKNRTPVFIIGGGRRRTEPASSPPGELVVLLGAGSVVAYLDNVPNQPLTLENDGRERFEDDLLARTWVIAARDNDATWIGRFPMVKAAVRGMDATEEFLATLKTPEGGARPDAVPDGFFVVGASKRGWTTWLTGAIDPRVKALAPMVIDVLNMQAHTPHHYMSYGFWAPALRDYEANGIPAMFGTPELARVIAHEDPLFYLSRIGERPVYVVNAGGDEFFPTDSLRHYESSLPPGARVRVVPNVGHSMRAGGPGVLLDVLAFYQRATGGGEIPRVSWSVERGERADTVTVRLSQQADSAALWQVTNPKARDFRFDQTGPNWKSTPLQVGADPLTYTFELAKPQAGWQASMAAFIFRDAEGGALPVTTRVFITPDTLPHTLPARNGAGAPGQAPSGQ